One Panicum virgatum strain AP13 chromosome 9K, P.virgatum_v5, whole genome shotgun sequence genomic region harbors:
- the LOC120649149 gene encoding phospholipase D delta-like has product MGNGLAEPEAAVLLHGDLDISIVEARCLPNMDLMSERMRRCFSACGGGGGAGSCGGDRSAPPDRLRRGGSMSAKKKIVNSDPYVSVCLAGATVAQTRVIPNSDNPRWEEHFRVDVAHAAARVEFHVKDNDVFGAQLIGVASVPVEKIATGALVSGWFPIQGRCSSSSPRPTPELQLSLRYQPIEDNPLYKNGVGAGPQYSGVPNAYFPLRRGGHVTLYQDAHVVDGNLPKIEIDGGSFYEHGKCWEDICHAIIQAHHLVYIVGWSIYHPVKLVREPTKPMPGGTPPTLGELLKGKVHEGVRVVVLLWDDKTSHDKFLLKTDGVMHTHDEETRKFFRHSGVYCVLVPRYASNKLSIFKQQVVGTLFTHHQKCVILDSQAAGNNRKITAFIGGLDLCDGRYDTPEHRLFKDLDTVFKKDFHNPTFPANSHGPRQPWHDLHCKVEGPAAYDILTNFEQRWRKATKWKVNLKKVASWQYDTLIKLNQMSWIVSPATDEANAHVCDEQDPENWHIQVFRSIDSGSVKGFPKLVQEAESQNLVCAKNLMIDKSIHSAYVKAIRSAQRFIYIENQYFIGSSFCWPSCKNAGADNLIPIELALKIAGKIKAKERFAVYIVIPMWPEGIPTTAPMQQILFWQGQTMSMMYKIVADALQSQGLLDAHPQDYLNFYCLGRRELADGDISSPKTLCNDNSPLHVAQKFRRFMIYVHSKGMIVDDEFVIIGSANINQRSMEGSRDTEIAMGAYQPHYKWAGNTGPPRGQVYGYRMSLWVEHLGTVEVCFRRPETEECVRRVNEMAEENWQKYVSPDMEETRAHLLRYPVQVGKDGQVGPLPGHECFPDVGGKVLGTQSSLPNALTT; this is encoded by the exons ATGGGCAACGGCTTGGCGGAGCCCGAAGCCGCCGTGCTGCTGCACGGCGATCTGGACATCAGCATCGTGGAGGCCAGATGCCTCCCCAATATGGACCTCATGTCGGAGCGGATGCGCCggtgcttcagcgcctgcggcggcggcggcggcgcggggtccTGCGGCGGGGACCGCTCCGCTCCTCCCGACAGACTTCGCCGGGGCGGCAGCATGTCGGCCAAGAAGAAGATCGTCAACAGCGACCCCTACGTCTCCGtctgcctcgccggcgccacgGTCGCGCAGACCCGCGTGATCCCCAACTCCGACAACCCCCGGTGGGAGGAGCACTTCCGCGTCGACGTCGCGCACGCGGCCGCCCGTGTCGAGTTCCACGTCAAGGACAACGACGTCTTCGGGGCGCAGCTCATCGGCGTCGCCTCCGTGCCCGTCGAGAAGATCGCCACCGGGGCGCTCGTCAGCGGCTGGTTCCCCATCCAGggccgctgcagcagcagctctcCGAGACCGACGCCGGAGCTGCAGCTCTCACTTCGGTACCAGCCGATTGAGGACAACCCATTGTACAAGAATGGGGTGGGCGCCGGTCCTCAGTACTCCGGTGTGCCGAACGCCTACTTCCCTCTCCGGCGAGGAGGCCATGTCACTCTCTATCAGGATGCTCATGTCGTTGATGGCAATCTGCCTAAGATTGAGATAGATGGTGGTAGTTTCTATGAGCATGGAAAATGTTGGGAGGACATTTGCCACGCCATTATCCAAGCACATCATCTTGTTTATATTGTTGGCTGGTCCATTTATCACCCTGTCAAGCTTGTGAGGGAGCCTACCAAGCCAATGCCTGGTGGAACACCGCCAACCCTCGGGGAGCTCCTCAAGGGAAAGGTTCATGAGGGAGTCCGCGTCGTGGTGTTGCTTTGGGATGACAAGACGTCACATGACAAATTCCTTTTGAAAACA GATGGTGTCATGCATACACATGATGAGGAAACTAGAAAGTTTTTCAGGCATTCAGGAGTATATTGTGTACTGGTTCCTCGTTATGCCAGCAACAAACTTAGCATTTTCAAGCAGCAG GTTGTTGGAACTTTATTTACACATCATCAGAAATGTGTAATTCTTGATTCACAAGCTGCTGGAAACAATCGCAAAATAACTGCTTTCATTGGTGGTCTTGACTTGTGTGATGGCAGATATGATACACCTGAACATAGGCTTTTCAAAGACCTTGATACTGTTTTCAAGAAGGACTTTCATAACCCTACATTTCCA GCTAATTCCCATGGGCCAAGACAACCTTGGCATGATTTACATTGCAAAGTTGAGGGTCCTGCTGCCTATGATATACTGACAAACTTTGAACAGCGATGGAGGAAAGCTACAAAATGGAAAGTTAACCTTAAGAAAGTTGCAAGTTGGCAGTATGATACACTGATAAAACTAAACCAGATGTCATGGATTGTTTCACCAGCTACAGATGAAGCGAATGCGCATGTTTGTGATGAACAGGACCCAGAAAACTGGCATATACAG GTTTTCAGGTCAATTGATTCAGGATCCGTAAAGGGATTTCCGAAGCTTGTTCAGGAGGCAGAGTCACAG AATCTTGTTTGTGCAAAGAATTTAATGATTGACAAGAGTATACATAGTGCTTATGTGAAAGCCATCAGGTCTGCACAGCGGTTTATATACATTGAGAACCAGTATTTCATCGGGTCTTCATTCTGCTGGCCTTCATGTAAAAATGCAG GTGCGGATAATTTAATACCCATTGAGCTGGCCTTGAAGATTGCAGgcaagatcaaggcaaaggaGCGATTTGCAGTGTACATTGTCATACCAATGTGGCCTGAAGGAATCCCAACCACCGCTCCTATGCAGCAAATCCTCTTTTGGCAG GGGCAAACCATGTCTATGATGTACAAGATTGTGGCGGATGCTCTTCAGAGCCAGGGTCTCCTTGACGCCCATCCACAAGATTACCTGAATTTTTACTGCCTCGGCAGACGTGAGCTCGCCGATGGTGACATCTCATCTCCAAAGACCTTATGCAATGACAACTCTCCTCTG CATGTGGCCCAGAAATTCCGGAGGTTCATGATCTACGTGCACTCGAAAGGGATGATCGTCGACGACGAGTTCGTCATCATCGGATCAGCCAACATAAACCAGAGGTCCATGGAAGGCTCCAGGGACACCGAGATCGCGATGGGCGCGTACCAACCGCACTACAAGTGGGCTGGAAACACAGGCCCTCCTCGCGGGCAG GTGTACGGGTACAGGATGTCGCTATGGGTGGAGCACCTGGGCACGGTGGAGGTGTGCTTCCGGCGGCCGGAGACGGAGGAGTGCGTCCGGCGGGTGAACGAGATGGCAGAAGAGAACTGGCAGAAGTACGTGTCGCCGGACATGGAGGAGACGAGGGCCCACCTGCTGAGGTACCCGGTCCAGGTGGGCAAGGACGGGCAGGTTGGGCCGCTGCCGGGGCACGAGTGCTTCCCGGACGTCGGCGGCAAGGTCCTCGGCACGCAGTCGTCGCTGCCCAATGCCCTGACCACGTAA
- the LOC120649152 gene encoding tol-Pal system protein TolB-like, translating into MTPRATRLLLFLLVGLLVLAAPAPALAADGTIVFTTLGRSRYSFDIFALPIAPLSSSSSPAAEARLTDGASVNYNGNFAPSGDSLLFVSERNGTLNLYISPVPSASGSRREALEVPEAAPLTPLLPWDPIALKDRPSLTPDGANLVYVSTADPAEAPRRSWAAVYNTHLPSGSTRRLTPRGVADFSPAVSPSGEWAAAASPGPDGWGGEVEDLDTDIYVFRTPDGSRRTLAICDGGWPTWADETTLFFHRRDSDGWYGVYRAKISFAGDAGVSAASVERVTPPGFHAFTPAASPGAPGLVAVATRRPGSDYRHIEVIDVSGGGANAYFEVTRPVAPRVHHFNPFISPDGVRVGYHRCRGSGNGDSPLLLESIKSPAPDTFSLFRIDGSYPSFSHDGKRIAFVGLPGLFVVNSDGSGGRRRIFSGNAFPTAWGWKRKGVIYTSIGPDFASERTEVDVAAVSLGDDDDEEDSNISIKKLTVGGGNNAFPSPSPDGKWIVFRSGRSGHKNLYIMDAEDGEAGGIRRLTEGPWSDTMCNWSPDGEWIAFASDRHNPGSGSFAIYMVHPNGTGLRRVVHSADGGRANHPWFSPDSKSLVFTTDYAAVSAEPISNPHHYQPYGEIFTVNIDGSGIRRLTHNSFEDGTPAWTPYYLKPEDVGETLQASGTCAFEDCHWLNIDAQPHGLMCGRHA; encoded by the coding sequence ATGACTCCCCGCGCCACCCGGCTGCTGCTCTTCCTCCTCGTCGGGCTACTCGTCCTCGccgcgccagcgccagcgcTCGCCGCCGACGGCACCATCGTCTTCACCACGCTGGGCCGCAGCCGCTACTCCTTCGACATCTTCGCGCTCCCGATCGCCCcgctttcctcctcctcctcccctgccgcCGAGGCTCGCCTCACCGACGGCGCCTCCGTCAACTACAACGGCAACTTCGCGCCGTCCGGGGACTCCCTCCTCTTCGTCTCCGAGCGCAACGGCACCCTCAACCTCTACATCTCCCCCgtcccctccgcctccggctcccGCCGCGAGGCGCTGGAGGTGCCCGAGGCGGCGCCGCTCACGCCGCTGCTCCCGTGGGACCCCATCGCGCTCAAGGACCGCCCGTCGCTGACACCCGACGGCGCCAACCTCGTGTACGTCTCCACCGCCGATCCCGCGGAGGCCccgcgccggagctgggcggcCGTCTACAACACGCACCTGCCCTCCGGGTCCACGCGCCGGCTCACCCCGCGCGGCGTCGCGGATTTCAGCCCCGCCGTGTCGCCGTCCGGGGAGTGGgcggccgccgcgtcgccgggCCCCGACGGGtggggcggcgaggtggaggatcTCGACACCGACATCTACGTCTTCCGGACGCCCGACGGGTCGCGGCGGACGCTGGCCATCTGCGACGGCGGCTGGCCGACCTGGGCCGACGAGACAACCCTCTTCTTCCACCGCCGCGACAGCGACGGCTGGTACGGCGTGTACCGCGCCAAGATCTCGTTCGCGGGCGACGCCGGTGTGTCCGCGGCGTCCGTCGAGCGCGTCACCCCGCCTGGGTTCCACGCGTTCACCCCGGCCGCGTCGCCCGGCGCGCCGGGGCTCGTGGCGGTGGCGACCAGGCGTCCCGGCTCGGACTACCGCCACATCGAGGTCATCgacgtgagcggcggcggcgcgaacgCCTACTTCGAGGTGACCAGGCCCGTGGCGCCGCGCGTGCACCACTTCAACCCGTTCATCTCACCGGACGGCGTGCGCGTCGGGTACCACCGGTGCCGGGGGAGCGGGAACGGGgactcgccgctgctgctggagAGCATCAAGAGCCCCGCGCCGGACACGTTCTCGCTGTTCAGAATCGACGGGTCGTACCCCTCCTTCTCGCACGACGGCAAGAGGATCGCCTTCGTCGGGCTACCGGGGCTGTTCGTTGTCAACTCCGACGGTTCCGGTGGTCGCCGGCGAATCTTCTCTGGCAACGCCTTCCCCACGGCATggggctggaagaggaagggggTCATCTACACCAGCATCGGGCCAGACTTCGCGAGCGAGAGGACAGAGGTTGACGTGGCCGCCGTGTCGcttggcgacgacgacgacgaggaggattCGAACATCTCGATCAAGAAGCTCACCGTGGGTGGCGGGAACAACGCGTTCCCGTCCCCCTCGCCGGACGGCAAGTGGATAGTGTTCCGGTCCGGGAGGTCCGGGCACAAGAACCTCTACATCATGGACGCCGAggacggcgaggccggcggcatCCGGCGCCTGACCGAGGGGCCCTGGTCGGACACCATGTGCAACTGGTCCCCCGACGGCGAGTGGATCGCATTCGCCTCCGACCGGCACAACCCGGGCAGCGGCAGCTTCGCCATCTACATGGTCCACCCGAACGGCACCGGGCTGCGGCGGGTGGTGCACAGCGCCGACGGCGGGCGGGCGAACCACCCCTGGTTCAGCCCGGACTCCAAGTCCCTGGTGTTCACGACGGACTACGCTGCCGTGTCCGCGGAGCCCATCTCGAACCCGCACCACTACCAGCCCTACGGCGAGATCTTCACCGTGAACATCGACGGCTCGGGCATCCGGCGGCTCACGCACAACTCGTTCGAGGACGGGACGCCGGCGTGGACACCCTACTACCTGAAGCCGGAGGACGTCGGCGAGACGCTGCAGGCCTCCGGGACGTGCGCGTTCGAGGATTGCCACTGGCTCAACATCGATGCCCAGCCACATGGTCTCATGTGTGGCAGGCACGCCTAA
- the LOC120649153 gene encoding BTB/POZ domain-containing protein At2g13690-like, translating to MADSTHHTIRRAAARPRGWCCSFSGVPDSPEHRALPASAAQKLPPKSPLAPSFHSSPSSKLAGLIDPRRILSPGRVSPIDSKGSPAVGAAGAEEEEALPRDQAAAALAPFVAVREDEEEGGGGLDLRLSLRGRDGRCVVMELDSAVLRESSAFFADMVPDASGGGGGGGKRVEVDGVDNLEAFKEAVELMFEPDAMRWLARAGVSRAIGVLEVSSSIMFDRGIESCLKYIEAVPWNENEEEKLKHVFARCTFDESVCRDVLERLQQQCTSSSEDLTVQLVESVTSGTNNSARKELQSLVSGLLSKSSVYHKDLSGLNKGSLYQICRYCLSSLVELFMDGSRPVEDAGQATTISVSKPVIERVSKQTENLNWLFDILVNNDMAEEFVELWAKQDELIRMHEQASPMFRYELSRISASVFIALGKGRIQCPSDTRSQLFYGWFRPMLMDFGWLQRCSKGLDVRILEENLGQALLTLPLQQQQSLFEEWFRCFASRGTECPNLSRAFQVWWRRSFVRSSLELRR from the exons ATGGCGGACTCGACGCACCACAccatccgccgcgccgccgcgcggccccgCGGCTGGTGCTGCTCGTTCTCCGGCGTCCCGGACAGTCCCGAGCACCGCGCGctcccggcctccgccgcccagAAGCTGCCGCCCAAGTCCCCGCTGGCGCCGTCGTTCCACAGCTCGCCGTCGTCCAAGCTCGCGGGCCTCATCGACCCGCGCAGGATCCTCTCGCCGGGGCGCGTGTCGCCGATAGACTCCAAGGGCTCGCCGGCTGTGGGGGCCgcgggggcggaggaggaggaggcgctccCGAGggaccaggcggcggcggcgctggcgccgtTCGTGGCGGTgcgggaggacgaggaggagggagggggcgggctGGATCTGAGGCTGTCCCTCCGCGGGAGGGACGGGAGGTGCGTGGTCATGGAGCTGGACTCCGCCGTGCTGCGCGAGAGCAGCGCCTTCTTCGCCGACATGGTGCCGGACGCCtccggaggagggggcggcgggggcAAGAGGGTCGAGGTGGATGGGGTAGACAACCTGGAGGCGTTCAAGGAGGCCGTGGAGCTCATGTTCGAACCCGACGCCATGCGCTGGCTCGCcagggccggcgtgtcgcgggCAATTGGTGTGCTCGAG GTTTCCTCCTCCATTATGTTTGACAGAGGAATTGAATCATGTTTGAAGTACATTGAAGCAGTTCCATGGAATGAGAATGAGGAAGAGAAGCTGAAGCATGTTTTTGCTAGATGTACATTTGATGAATCAGTATGTAGAGATGTGCTGGAAAGATTGCAACAACAATGCACAAGCAGCTCAGAGGATTTGACAGTGCAGCTTGTTGAATCTGTAACCAGTGGAACCAACAACAGTGCAAGGAAAGAGTTGCAATCTTTGGTCAGCGGTCTCCTAAGCAAAAGCTCAGTCTATCATAAGGACTTATCTGGGTTAAACAAAGGGAGCCTTTATCAAATCTGTCGTTACTGTTTGAGTTCACTGGTGGAACTTTTCATGGATGgctcaaggccagtcgaggatGCAGGCCAAGCTACGACAATTTCAGTTAGCAAGCCTGTGATTGAAAGGGTCAGTAAGCAAACTGAGAATCTCAATTGGCTCTTTGACATCCTTGTAAACAATGACATGGCAGAAGAATTTGTTGAGTTGTGGGCTAAGCAAGATGAACTCATCAGAATGCATGAGCAAGCGTCACCGATGTTCAGATACGAGCTGAGCCGTATATCAGCAAGCGTGTTCATTGCTCTGGGGAAAGGAAGAATCCAGTGCCCCAGCgatacgaggagccagttgttCTACGGATGGTTTAGGCCAATGTTAATGGACTTCGGCTGGCTCCAAAGATGCTCCAAAGGCCTTGATGTCAGGATACTGGAGGAGAACCTAGGGCAGGCCCTGCTCACCCTTCCACTTCAGCAGCAGCAAAGCTTATTCGAAGAATGGTTTCGGTGCTTTGCATCTAGAGGCACAGAATGCCCAAATCTCAGCAGAGCCTTCCAGGTATGGTGGAGGAGGTCATTTGTTAGATCATCTCTAGAGTTGCGTAGGTGA
- the LOC120649148 gene encoding uncharacterized protein LOC120649148 isoform X1 yields the protein MAEAPENAAPTPTPTPPAPATSSPPPKSGIPPRYDLDAKWDACLDLSIRRVAYSSLAGAFAGLLLFRSPTTRWASVALGAGVGVGAAYTECSYLFNGAPPKWSPKVGTVPSAYSEGEDK from the exons ATGGCGGAGGCGCCCGAGAACgccgcccccacccccaccccgaccccgccggcgccggcgacctcgtCCCCGCCTCCCAAGTCGGGGATCCCGCCGCGGTACGATCTGGACGCCAAGTGGGACGCGTGCCTCGACCTCTCCATCCGCCGCGTCGCCtactcctccctcgccggcgccttcgcgggcctcctcctcttcc GTAGCCCTACTACTCGCTGGGCTTCAGTTGCCCTTGGAGCTGGTGTGGGGGTAGGAGCTGCATACACGGAATGCTCATACTTATTCAATGGTGCTCCTCCAAAGTGGTCCCCCAAAGTAGGGACTGTTCCTTCTGCCTACTCTGAA GGGGAGGACAAGTAA
- the LOC120649148 gene encoding uncharacterized protein LOC120649148 isoform X2, whose translation MAEAPENAAPTPTPTPPAPATSSPPPKSGIPPRYDLDAKWDACLDLSIRRVAYSSLAGAFAGLLLFRSPTTRWASVALGAGVGVGAAYTECSYLFNGAPPKWSPKGEDK comes from the exons ATGGCGGAGGCGCCCGAGAACgccgcccccacccccaccccgaccccgccggcgccggcgacctcgtCCCCGCCTCCCAAGTCGGGGATCCCGCCGCGGTACGATCTGGACGCCAAGTGGGACGCGTGCCTCGACCTCTCCATCCGCCGCGTCGCCtactcctccctcgccggcgccttcgcgggcctcctcctcttcc GTAGCCCTACTACTCGCTGGGCTTCAGTTGCCCTTGGAGCTGGTGTGGGGGTAGGAGCTGCATACACGGAATGCTCATACTTATTCAATGGTGCTCCTCCAAAGTGGTCCCCCAAA GGGGAGGACAAGTAA
- the LOC120649151 gene encoding pentatricopeptide repeat-containing protein At3g13880-like, with protein MLRAGCRPVLFLRNNLLAAYSRCGDMRHARLLFDGMPSRDAVSWNTLIAGYSSQGSARLALGAFQDARRDGTVAVDRFTYATVLATCGGSRDCRSGRAAHGLAVVSGLARTAFVTNSVIDMYAKCGMIDEVRLVFDRAQERDEVSWNLLLSAYVRMGWPEVAVNVLVWMHRSGVKLDAFALGGILKACSELEDSEDVRMMLHGCVVKVALDLDVFVGCAMVDIYAKNGGLEEAIKVFDRIPGQNVVIYNAMIAGFARLGNEPCPETRIEAVRLYANLLQKRIRPSKFTFKSVLEVCNLTNAVRCGRQIHAHVILSGFEDDEFIGNALINLYAKAQLVDDSLRCFHRTPKQEIFTWTSMITAFVQDGHSVKALDLFRELLYLEKEPDQFTMSGVMNACAALSVPITCEQIHCYAVKSGFDQFTLCGNSQIEMYRCTGDLKAAKKTFEKISCLDTFSWSQMVLSYAVHGHEREALLLFKKMFDCGVIVNKFAFLAVLIACSHQGLVDEGFRHYESMVSDYGFVPDVKHIACMVDLLGHVGKVSDAEDFIMRSGLENNAVLWHALLRACRIHGDKNRGVKIGEKLMTLEPYAASSYVMLYNLYMDAGKISLAMRTRGQMRERGITKEAGISWAEFGGSIHHFVDGDNSCSQKSETFTRLEELLVRVKQKTENGGMNVWELGFQARKIGENSISKHGELLAVALGLSTSPNTAPVRVMKNQNMSSESHETLKLLSEGENREIMIRDPARFHHFSQGSCSCRDYW; from the exons ATGCTCCGCGccggctgccgcccggtccTGTTCCTGCGCAACAACCTGCTCGCTGCCTATTCCCGCTGCGGCGACATGCGGCACGCGCGCCTCCTGTTCGACGGAATGCCGAGCCGGGACGCTGTCTCCTGGAACACGCTCATCGCAGGTTACTCCAGCCAAGGCTCCGCGCGCCTGGCGCTCGGCGCGTTCCAGGACGCGCGGCGCGATGGCACCGTCGCCGTGGATAGGTTCACCTATGCCACGGTGCTGGCCACGTGCGGCGGCTCGAGGGACTGTAGGAGCGGTCGGGCCGCACATGGGCTGGCCGTGGTGAGCGGGCTTGCACGGACTGCTTTCGTGACTAACTCGGTGATTGACATGTACGCCAAGTGCGGGATGATTGATGAGGTGAGGTTGGTGTTTGATCGGGCACAGGAGCGGGATGAGGTTTCGTGGAACCTGCTGCTGTCAGCGTATGTGCGGATGGGCTGGCCAGAGGTAGCGGTGAATGTGCTCGTCTGGATGCACCGGTCAGGGGTGAAGCTGGATGCTTTCGCTCTGGGTGGGATCCTGAAGGCTTGCTCTGAGCTCGAGGATTCGGAGGATGTTCGTATGATGCTGCATGGCTGTGTGGTTAAGGTTGCTCTGGACTTGGATGTGTTCGTAGGGTGTGCAATGGTGGACATCTATGCAAAGAACGGTGGGTTGGAGGAGGCCATCAAGGTGTTTGATAGAATTCCAGGCCAGAATGTGGTGATTTACAATGCCATGATAGCAGGCTTTGCTAGATTAGGTAACGAGCCATGTCCTGAGACTAGAATTGAAGCAGTCAGGCTTTATGCAAATTTACTCCAGAAGAGGATAAGACCCTCTAAGTTTACATTCAAGAGTGTTCTTGAAGTCTGCAATTTGACCAATGCTGTGCGATGTGGGAGGCAGATACATGCCCATGTTATCCTCAGTGGGTTCGAAGATGACGAGTTCATTGGAAATGCACTGATTAATCTATATGCAAAAGCACAATTGGTTGATGATAGTCTGAGATGCTTCCATAGGACTCCCAAACAAGAGATTTTTACATGGACATCTATGATCACAGCATTTGTGCAGGATGGGCATTCTGTTAAGGCGCTCGACTTGTTCAGAGAGCTTCTTTACCTGGAAAAGGAGCCAGACCAGTTCACCATGTCAGGCGTGATGAATGCCTGTGCTGCTCTGAGTGTGCCCATAACATGCGAGCAGATACACTGTTATGCAGTCAAATCTGGATTCGATCAGTTCACTCTTTGTGGCAATTCTCAGATTGAGATGTATAGGTGTACAGGTGATCTTAAGGCTGCAAAGAAGACATTTGAGAAAATATCATGTCTGGATACTTTCTCGTGGTCTCAAATGGTTTTGAGCTATGCAGTTCATGGTCATGAAAGAGAGGCTCTACTGCTCTTCAAGAAAATGTTCGATTGTGGTGTCATAGTAAATAAGTTCGCATTTCTTGCTGTTCTTATTGCTTGCAGCCATCAGGGACTGGTAGATGAAGGTTTCAG GCATTATGAGAGCATGGTGTCAGATTATGGCTTTGTCCCGGATGTGAAACATATAGCTTGCATGGTTGACCTCCTAGGCCATGTTGGGAAGGTGTCCGATGCTGAAGATTTCATAATGAGATCTGGATTAGAAAACAATGCAGTACTTTGGCATGCACTATTGCGTGCCTGCAGAATCCATGGGGACAAAAATAGGGGTGTAAAAATAGGTGAGAAACTAATGACGCTTGAACCTTATGCTGCTAGTTCTTATGTCATGCTGTACAACTTATACATGGATGCTGGCAAAATCTCACTTGCTATGCGGACAAGAGGACAGATGAGAGAGCGAGGAATTACTAAGGAGGCTGGGATTAGTTGGGCCGAGTTTGGGGGATCAATTCATCATTTTGTTGATGGAGATAATTCTTGCTCACAGAAATCTGAAACTTTCACAAGGTTGGAAGAGTTGTTGGTTAGGGTGAAACAGAAGACTGAGAATGGTGGAATGAATGTTTGGGAGTTGGGATTCCAAGCCAGAAAGATTGGAGAGAACTCAATCAGCAAACATGGTGAATTGTTGGCGGTTGCTCTTGGGCTGTCTACTTCGCCGAACACTGCTCCTGTAAGAGTTATGAAGAACCAAAACATGTCCTCGGAAAGCCATGAGACGCTGAAGCTGCTATCCGAAGGTGAAAACAGGGAAATCATGATCAGAGATCCAGCTCGCTTTCATCATTTTAGTCAAGGTTCATGCTCTTGTCGAGACTACTGGTAA